DNA from Actinoplanes sp. SE50/110:
GGAAGACCACGTCGACGCCGGGGGCGACCCGGGAGAAGAGGTGCGCGACCACCGCGTCGGCCATCGAGCTGGTGACGCAGAACCGGGCGCCGAAGGTGTCGGTCGCCCACTTGGCGATCTCCTCGGCGGTCCGGCCCTCCAGGTCCTGCGCGGCCTGCAGGGCGAGCGCGCGCAGGTCGTCGGCGCTGCGGCGGGCGGGGTCAGCGGGGGCGCTCGGCGCGCCCAGGTTGATCAGGCCCAGGCCGGTGGCGTTGAGGATGCTCATTTGGTAGCTCCCTTGGACAGCAACCCGTTGAACTTGACCGTGAAGACTCGGGCGCAGGAGTGGCACTCCCACGCGCCGTGCGAGGACTCGTTGGGGCGGAGGTCCTCTTCACCGCAGTAGGGGCAGTACAGCGGGGCGGATCGGGCGTCGCTCATTTGAGGAGCTCCTCTTCGGCCCGCATCACCCAGTTGGCGAACGTCTCGCCGTCGGTGCGGCCGTCCCGGTAGTTCCGGGCGACCCGCTCGACGTACGCCGGCAATTCCTCGGCGGTGGCCTTGAGGCCGCGCAGTTTGCGGCCGAAGCCGGCGGTTTCCCCCTTGGCCATGCCGAGCGCGCCGCCCAGGTGGATCTGGAAGCCCTCGACCTGTTCGCCGTGCGCGTTCATGACCAGCTGGCCCTTGAGACCGATGTCGGCGACCTGGGTGCGGGCGCACGCGTTGGGGCAGCCGTTGAGGTGCACGGAGATGTCCGCGTCGAAGCCGGGGAGGCGTTCCTCGAGCCGGGCGACGAGTTCCTCGCCGCGCGCCTTGGTCTCGACGATGGCGAGTTTGCAGTATTCGATGCCGGTGCAGGCCATGGTGCCGCGCCGCCAGGTGGACGGGCGGGCTTCCAGACCGATCTCGCGCAGCTCGCCGACCACGGTCTCGACCTTCTCGTCGGCGATGTCGAGGACGAGCAGTTTCTGGTACGCGGTGAGCCGCACCCGGTCGGACCCGTGCCGCTCGGCGAGGTCGGCGAGCTTGCCGAGCTGGGTGCCGGAGGACCGGCCGACGACCGGGGCGGCGCCGACGTAGTTCTTCCCGTCGCGCTGCCGGTGCACCCCGATGTGGTCGATCGGCTTCTCCGGCAGGTCGGGCGCCGGCCCGTCGATCAGCGCGCGGCCCAGGTATTCCTTCTCCAGGACCTCGCGGAACCTGGCCACGCCCCAGTCGGCGAGCAGGAACTTCAGCCGGGCGCGGTGCCGCAGCCGGCGGTAGCCGTAGTCGCGGAAGATCCCGACCACGCCCTCCCAGACGTCCGGGATCTCGGCCAGCGGCACCCAGACGCCGAGCCGCTCGGCCAGCCGCGGGTTGGTGGACAGGCCGCCGCCGACCCAGAGGTCGAAGCCGGGCCCGTGGTCGGGGTGCTCGACCCCGACGAAGGAGACGTCGTTGGCCTGGTACGGCCCGTCGGCCAGCCAGGAGATCTGCGACTTGAACTTGCGGGGCAGGTTCGAGTACGCCGGGTCGCCGATGTACCGCTTCAGGATCTCGTCGATCGCGGGCGTTCCGTCGATCACCTCGTCGACCGAGATGCCGGCGACCGGGCTGCCCAGCACCACGCGCGGACAGTCGCCGCAGGCCTCGGTGGTCTGCAGGCCGACCGCTTCGAGCCGGCGCCAGATCTCCGGCACGTCCTCGACCCGCACCCAGTGGAGCTGGATGTTCTGCCGGTCGGTGATGTCGGCGCTGTCGCGGGCGAACTCGGTGGAGATGTCGGCGATGGTGCGCAGCTGGGCGACGCTGAGCGCGCCGCCGTCGATGCGGACCCGGAGCATGAAGTACTCGTCTTCGAGCTCTTCGGGTTCCAGCACCGCGGTGCGTCCGCCGTCGATCCCGGCCTTGCGCTGGGTGTACAGGCCCCACCAGCGGAACCGGCCCCGCAGGTCGGCCGGGTCGATCGAGGCGAAACCCCGGTGGGCGTAGATGTTCTCGATCCGGGCCCGCACGTTCAGCGGGTTGTCGTCCTTCTTGCTGCGCTCGTTGGGATTGAGCGGCTCGCGGTGTCCGAGCGCCCACTGACCCTCGCCGCGCGCCTTACGGGGGCGGGCGGCCGGTGTAGCGGGAGTGTTGCTGGGCGCCATGGCGGCGGTCCTCCGGGTTTCGTGGGCACCGGAGGACAATCGCGGCCTGGTGGAGGCTCCGCGACATCAGCGTCGGGAGAGGGCCGGCTTGTCGTCCGCGCCCGAAATAAAGGGGGGCGGCGTCAGGAAGCCGGACACATCGCGCTGAAGACACGCCCGTAGTCGACGTGGCGGCGAGCCACGAAGCGGCGGTCGATAGCAGCGGTCATGCCGGTAAGCCTCTCACGCAAACCGAATGTGGGCCAGTGAGGTCCAGAATCCGGGAGTGTGCTCCACGGCACTTCCCGGGGTATTCCTATTGCTGTTACTAATTCGTTACGCCGCAGGCCGGACGACGTCGATCATCGACAGACACCAACCTCGAAGATCAACAAAAAGATCAAGTTCTGGAGGTGCGCACATCCGCCGGGGTGCCGACCGCATGCTCCCGCGCGGGCCGGGCCACGGTGATCTGGCCGCTGACGCGTCCAGAGCGATCACCGCGGCCCTTCACTGCCCGCGGGTGGTCACCGAAAACCGAGGATCGCACAACCGGCGACCGGGGATCAGCGCTTGCCGAGCGGGACCACCAGCACGGCCTCGGTGCCGCCACCGGCCCGGTTGCGCAGCTCGATGCTGCCGCGCAGCTCGCCGGTGGCCAGCGCGCGGACGATCTGCAGCCCCAACCGGCCGGCGTCCGGCCGGAAGCCCTCGGGCAGGCCCTGACCGTTGTCGGCCACGGTGACGTGCAGCTGCTTGCGGAACCGGTGCGCGGCGACGACCACCTCGGCCGGCTGCTCCGGCGCGGGGGCGGGCTCGTCGTCCTCACCGGCCGGGAAGCCGTGCTCGACCGCGTTGATCAGCAGCTCGTTGAGCACCATCACGAGCGAGGTGGCGATCTCGGCGGGCAAAATCCCGAAGGTGCCCTCGCGGCGCATGTGCACCGGAAAGCTGGTGGCCGAGACCTCGGTGGCGGCGGTCGCCACCCGGTCCACGATCCCGTCGAACTCGACCGCCTCGTCGCTGGACATCGACAGCGTCTCGTGGACCAGCGCGATCGACGCGACCCGGCGGACCGACTCCTCCAGGGCCATCCGGGCCTCCGGCGCGTCCACCCGGCGGGCCTGCAGCCGCAGCAGCGCGGCCACGGTCTGCAGATTGTTCTTCACCCGGTGGTGGATCTCCCGGATGGTGGCGTCCTTGGTCATCAGCGCCCGGTCCCGGCGGCGCACCTCGGTGACGTCGCGGACCAGGACCAGCGCGCCGATCGGGACGCCGGCCGGGAGCAGCGGCAGCGAACGGGTGAGCACGGTGGCGCCGCGCGCCTCGAACTCCATCCGCGGCGGGAACTCGCCGCGCAGCGAGGAGCGGATCCGCTCGGCGACGTCGTTGCCCTCCAGCGGGTCGGCGGCCAGCCGGCTGGAGAGCCCGGCCAGCTCCTCGCCGACCAGGTGGGCGTTGAAGCCGAGCCGCCGGTACGCCGACTGGGCGTTCGGGCTGGCGTAGGTGACCTTGCCGGAGGCGTCCAGCCGGATCAGGCCGTCGCCGACCCGGGGCGCCGAGGTGGTCATCTCGCCGGGCTGCCGGGCCGGCGGGAAGGTACCGTCGGCGACCATCTGGGCCAGGTCGTCGGCGGTGGTCAGATAGTTGAGCTCCAGCTGGCTGGGGGTGCGGGCGGTGCTCAGGTTGGTGTCGCGGCCGATCACCGCGATCACCTCGCTGTAGCCCTCCTCGTGGTCGTTCTCGTCGCGGCGGCGCACCGGGATGGCCTCGTGGCGGGCCGGGGTGTCGCCGTACCAGACCGGGTCGCCCTCCCGCCAGATCCGCTCCTGGGTGAACGCGACCTCCAGGTGGGCCACCTCGGGGCCGCCGAATCGCCGGCCCACCTGGTCGTCCTGATACGCCGTGGGCGCCGTGGTCGGGCGCACCTGGGCCACGCAGACGAACTCCCGCGGCTTGTCGCCCTTGACCGGCACCCAGAGGAGCAGGTCGGCGAAGGACAGGTCGGAGAGCAGCTGCCAGTCGCCGGCCAGGCGGTGCAGGTGGTCGATGTCGGCGGAACCCAGGCTGGAGTGTTCCTCGACGAGATCGCGCAGGGTGGACACACGCCAAGCCTGCCACGCCGATGTTTCGTCTAAAGCGTGCTGGTCACCTTCTTCAGACCGCGGGGGGCGTCCGGGTCCTCGCCCTTGGCCAGCGCCAGTGCGAGCGCCAGCTTCTGCAGCGGCAGGATGTCCAGCAGCGGGCTGTACCGCTCGTCGACGGGCGGGACGGCCAGCCTGCCGGCCGGGCCGACGGTGAGCACGTCGGCCTTGCGCTCCTCGAGCCGGGCCAGCACGTCGGCCATCGACCTCCCGCCGGGGCCGCCGCCGACCACGGCCAGCACCGGCACGTCGGTGTCGGTCATCGCGAGCGGGCCGTGCAGCAGGTCGGCGCCGGAGAAGGCCAGCGTCGGCACGTACGACGTCTCCATCAGTTTGAGCGCCGCCTCGCGCGCGGTCGGGTAGGCGTAGCCGCGCCCGGTGGTGACCATGTGCGGCGCGAACCGGTAGCGCTGGGCCACGTCCTCGGCGGTGTGGTCGGCGAGCACCCCGGCGGCCAGCGCGGGCAGCCCGGCCAGCGCGGCCCGCTCCTCGGCGGGCAGCCGCCCGTCGCCGGCCCGGATGCCCTCGACCAGCAGCAGCATCGCGAGCAGCTCGGCGGTGTAGGTCTTGGTGGCGGCGACCGCGCGCTCGTGTCCGGCGGCCACGTCGACGGCCAGCTCGGCGGCCCGGGCCAGCGGCGACTCCGGGTTGTTGGTGACCGCGAGGGTGAGCGCGCCGGTCTCCCGGGCGGCGGAGAGCACGCCGGTCAGGTCGGGCGAGCCGCCGCTCTGGCTGACCCCGATCACCAGGGTGCCGGTGAAGTCGGGCCGGGCGCCGTAGAGGGTGATCGCGCTCGGCGACGCGCTGGCCACCGGGAGACCGAGCCGGATCTCGGTGAGGTACGCCCCGTAAAGCGCGGCGTGGTCGGAGGTGCCACGGCCGACGAAGAGCACGTTGCGCGGGCGGCGGGCCGCGATCTCCGCGGCGACTCCGGCGATCGCGTCGGCGTGCGGCCCGTCGAGCAGGCGGGCGAATCCCTCCGGCTGCTCCGCTATGTCCGCTGCCATCCCGTGGCCTCGCTCTGTCATGTCATCCTCCCCAGATGAGCAGTTCTCGCGCAATAGATGCGCAGTCTTGCAAGAAAAAGCTTAGTACGTCAATCTTTCGCGCACTACTGCGCAGCCGCGAGGACTGACAGATCGCGTCGCTGCCCGTACTGTCTTCACTCGTGGACGCCCACCCCCCGGTCCCGCACGACCTCACCCTCGCCCGCGCCGCCCTGGACGCCGGCGAGATGAGCCAGGCCGCCCGCCACCTGGCCGGGGCGCTGCCCCACGCACCCACCCTGCCGGAGATCCACGAGCTGCTCAGCCGATTGGCGGCCCGGGCCGACGGCGCGCTGGACCTGTTCCCGCTGGAGCCGCACGCCCCGGCCGGCCGGGTGGCCGCGCACGCACACCTGCTCGCCGCGGCCGGCCGCCCGGAGGACGGGCTGGCCCTGCTCGCCGCGGCCAGCGGGCACACCCCGGACGTCGACTGGGCCGGGGTGCCGTGGGTCAGCGACCCGGTGCTCGGCGGCCGGATCGACCCGGACGCACTGGCCCGGACGGTGATGCGGCTGTGCACCGCGGTCGGCGACCCGGCCCCGGCGGCGGCCGCCGAGCCCCTGCGCCCCTACCTGACCGTGGTCCGGCACACCGTGGCCGCGCACGGCGAGCACGCGATGCTGCTGGGCGCCGGCTCGGCGCTGGCCCGTCGGCTGGGCGAGGCCCGGCTCGCGATCGACTGGGCGACCCGCGGCGCCCGCTCCCGGCCGTCCAAGCTCGGCGAGATCTGGCTGGGCTACGCGTTCCGCAGTGCCGGCCGGATCCCGGAGGCGCTGGCCGCGCTGCGCCGGGCGGTCATGTACGACCCGGACGACCTGTCCGTCTACGCCGACGTGGCGGCCACCCTGGCCGACCTGGGCCGGCTCGACGAGGCACTGAGCTGGACCGACCGCGCGCTGGAACGCGACCCGCGGTTCGACTGCGTGGTGCACACCGCGCAGCGGCTGCGGTTCCGCGCCGACGGCGAGGTGGCCCACCTGATCGCGCTCGCCGACTTCGTCCGCGACCACCCGGACGACACGCACGAGCACACCGACCTGGACGACTGCTGCCGGGACGTGCCGTGGCTGAGCGGGCTGCCGGCCTCGATGTCCCGGCTGGCTCCCGGCCGCCCCACAGTCAACGGCGATCCGTCACCGGACGCGCGGGACCGGCTGCTGCGGGTCGCCTCGACCGGCTGGCCGCACCCGCCGGCCGCCTACGACCGGGCGCTGGGCCTGGTCCTGGTCGAGCCGTGGGAGCTGCTCGCGCTGCTCGGCCATCCCGCGGTGACCGGCGCGGCCGACCCGGGCGCCGCCGAGGTCTGGGCCTGTCTCGGGCTGCTGCACCACGGTTCCGAGGAGGCGTGGCTGGACTCCACCCGGCGTCGGCTGCTGCTCGGCCTGCTCGACGGCGAGGTCGACCGGGTCACCCAGGCGGCGCTGTTCGCGCTGGTCACCTACGCCTGGGTGGATCCGGAGGCGCGGGCCGACGTGGCCGCCGTGGTGGCCGGCCGATTCGCCGAGGTGGCCGGTGGGCCGCACGCCCGGGCGGTCGCCGAGCTGGCGCTGGCCACCCCGGAGCTGGCCCGGCCGGCCCGCGAGCTGGCCGCGGCCACCGTCCGCACGCCGGTCATCCCCCGCCAGCGCAGCCGATCCTACCTGCTGCGCTGGCTGAAGAAATGAATCAGTTGATCACCGCGATCAGGTCGCCCTCCTGGACCACGTCCCCCTCGTGCACGGCGAGCTCGCCCACCGTGCCGTCGGACTCGGCCACCACCGGGATCTCCATCTTCATGGACTCCAGGATCACCAGGGTGTCGCCCTCGGCCACGGCCTGACCGACGCCGGCCACGACCTTCCACACGTTGGCCACCATCTCGGCACGGACTTCTTCGGCCATTCCGGATCGCCCTTCCTCGTCACGTTTCCAGGGAAGGTCATCAAATCACGGATCCCGGACGGGTAGGTCCGGGGCGGCCCATCCCCGCCGACTACGATCGGCGACTGAGCAAGCGTGAGGAAGGAGGCCCTTATGGCCAAGAAGGCTCGCAAGAAGAAGGCCCGTAAGAAGAGCGGCGCGAACCACGGCAAGCGCCCCAACAGTTAACATGGCCTCGCTCCGCTCGGCGGGCACTTCGCCCCTCAACGTCGATGACGAGAGCACCGAAAAACAACTGCGCTCTGCTTGTCGTTTTTCGGCACTCTCGTCATCGACGGGCGAAGTGCGCGGTGGTTGCGGTTCGAGACGGTGAGGGCCCGGCAGCGCACACGCTGCCGGGCCGCTTA
Protein-coding regions in this window:
- a CDS encoding 50S ribosomal protein bL37, coding for MAKKARKKKARKKSGANHGKRPNS
- a CDS encoding nitrite/sulfite reductase, with product MAPSNTPATPAARPRKARGEGQWALGHREPLNPNERSKKDDNPLNVRARIENIYAHRGFASIDPADLRGRFRWWGLYTQRKAGIDGGRTAVLEPEELEDEYFMLRVRIDGGALSVAQLRTIADISTEFARDSADITDRQNIQLHWVRVEDVPEIWRRLEAVGLQTTEACGDCPRVVLGSPVAGISVDEVIDGTPAIDEILKRYIGDPAYSNLPRKFKSQISWLADGPYQANDVSFVGVEHPDHGPGFDLWVGGGLSTNPRLAERLGVWVPLAEIPDVWEGVVGIFRDYGYRRLRHRARLKFLLADWGVARFREVLEKEYLGRALIDGPAPDLPEKPIDHIGVHRQRDGKNYVGAAPVVGRSSGTQLGKLADLAERHGSDRVRLTAYQKLLVLDIADEKVETVVGELREIGLEARPSTWRRGTMACTGIEYCKLAIVETKARGEELVARLEERLPGFDADISVHLNGCPNACARTQVADIGLKGQLVMNAHGEQVEGFQIHLGGALGMAKGETAGFGRKLRGLKATAEELPAYVERVARNYRDGRTDGETFANWVMRAEEELLK
- a CDS encoding sensor histidine kinase, with the protein product MSTLRDLVEEHSSLGSADIDHLHRLAGDWQLLSDLSFADLLLWVPVKGDKPREFVCVAQVRPTTAPTAYQDDQVGRRFGGPEVAHLEVAFTQERIWREGDPVWYGDTPARHEAIPVRRRDENDHEEGYSEVIAVIGRDTNLSTARTPSQLELNYLTTADDLAQMVADGTFPPARQPGEMTTSAPRVGDGLIRLDASGKVTYASPNAQSAYRRLGFNAHLVGEELAGLSSRLAADPLEGNDVAERIRSSLRGEFPPRMEFEARGATVLTRSLPLLPAGVPIGALVLVRDVTEVRRRDRALMTKDATIREIHHRVKNNLQTVAALLRLQARRVDAPEARMALEESVRRVASIALVHETLSMSSDEAVEFDGIVDRVATAATEVSATSFPVHMRREGTFGILPAEIATSLVMVLNELLINAVEHGFPAGEDDEPAPAPEQPAEVVVAAHRFRKQLHVTVADNGQGLPEGFRPDAGRLGLQIVRALATGELRGSIELRNRAGGGTEAVLVVPLGKR
- a CDS encoding tetratricopeptide repeat protein, giving the protein MDAHPPVPHDLTLARAALDAGEMSQAARHLAGALPHAPTLPEIHELLSRLAARADGALDLFPLEPHAPAGRVAAHAHLLAAAGRPEDGLALLAAASGHTPDVDWAGVPWVSDPVLGGRIDPDALARTVMRLCTAVGDPAPAAAAEPLRPYLTVVRHTVAAHGEHAMLLGAGSALARRLGEARLAIDWATRGARSRPSKLGEIWLGYAFRSAGRIPEALAALRRAVMYDPDDLSVYADVAATLADLGRLDEALSWTDRALERDPRFDCVVHTAQRLRFRADGEVAHLIALADFVRDHPDDTHEHTDLDDCCRDVPWLSGLPASMSRLAPGRPTVNGDPSPDARDRLLRVASTGWPHPPAAYDRALGLVLVEPWELLALLGHPAVTGAADPGAAEVWACLGLLHHGSEEAWLDSTRRRLLLGLLDGEVDRVTQAALFALVTYAWVDPEARADVAAVVAGRFAEVAGGPHARAVAELALATPELARPARELAAATVRTPVIPRQRSRSYLLRWLKK
- a CDS encoding biotin/lipoyl-binding carrier protein codes for the protein MAEEVRAEMVANVWKVVAGVGQAVAEGDTLVILESMKMEIPVVAESDGTVGELAVHEGDVVQEGDLIAVIN
- a CDS encoding SIS domain-containing protein, encoding MAADIAEQPEGFARLLDGPHADAIAGVAAEIAARRPRNVLFVGRGTSDHAALYGAYLTEIRLGLPVASASPSAITLYGARPDFTGTLVIGVSQSGGSPDLTGVLSAARETGALTLAVTNNPESPLARAAELAVDVAAGHERAVAATKTYTAELLAMLLLVEGIRAGDGRLPAEERAALAGLPALAAGVLADHTAEDVAQRYRFAPHMVTTGRGYAYPTAREAALKLMETSYVPTLAFSGADLLHGPLAMTDTDVPVLAVVGGGPGGRSMADVLARLEERKADVLTVGPAGRLAVPPVDERYSPLLDILPLQKLALALALAKGEDPDAPRGLKKVTSTL